From a region of the Solanum stenotomum isolate F172 chromosome 2, ASM1918654v1, whole genome shotgun sequence genome:
- the LOC125854727 gene encoding agamous-like MADS-box protein AGL104: protein MGRVKLQIKKIENTTNRQVTFSKRRNGLIKKAYELSVLCDVDVALIMFSPSGRVSTFSGNKSIEDIMARYVNLPEHDRGRLHNQEHLQRAIAKLKCEADRTYQALSSPSSVDSHIEEFQQEIIRYKTQVEDMERRLRMYEGDFCEITTVCEAQYREEILQETLKQVQARKQVLEENYPSPQTQNTTQPQMDFSGQNVNMVNNVATSDAIANSTFMDWVPHSQRDPHVQILNFLDSNGLLSFRDEADQHMLPPSLNQLHTVNVPPATDHLSSNNRFDQNDPPRPSSFDGINNAPWPPLYPTGDDPFPVSQPRERALLELFLSQLTPVNQDHI from the exons ATGGGGAGAGTAAAGCttcaaatcaagaaaatagaGAATACAACAAATAGGCAAGTCACTTTCTCCAAAAGAAGGAATGGTCTTATCAAGAAAGCTTATGAACTTTCTGTACTTTGTGATGTTGATGTTGCTCTCATCATGTTCTCTCCTTCTGGTCGAGTTAGTACTTTCTCCGGAAATAAAAg CATTGAAGATATTATGGCACGTTATGTGAATCTTCCGGAGCATGATCGAGGACG GCTACACAACCAAGAG CATCTCCAAAGGGCTATTGCTAAGCTAAAATGTGAAGCAGATCGAACTTATCAAGCACTAAG TAGCCCATCGAGTGTTGATTCCCACATAGAGGAATTTCAACAAGAAATTATTAGATACAAAACTCAAGTAGAAGACATGGAAAGGCGTCTAAG AATGTATGAAGGCGATTTTTGTGAAATTACCACAGTATGTGAGGCACAATATAGGGAAGAAATACTCCAAGAGACACTAAAACAAGTTCAAGCTCGCAAA CAAGTATTGGAGGAAAATTATCCTTCTCCCCAAACACAAAACACTACACAGCCACAG ATGGATTTTTCAGGACAGAATGTGAACATGGTGAATAATGTGGCAACAAGTGATGCAATTGCAAATAGTACATTCATGGATTGGGTTCCACACTCACAGAGAGATCCTCATGTCCAAATTCTCAATTTTCTTGATTCTAATGGCCTTCTTTCCTTCAG AGATGAAGCTGATCAACACATGTTACCACCATCTTTAAATCAACTTCACACTGTGAATGTCCCTCCTGCAACAGATCATTTGAGTTCAAATAATCGATTTGATCAAAATGATCCACCTCGTCCATCATCGTTCGATGGCATAAATAACGCTCCGTGGCCACCGTTATATCCAACAG GGGATGATCCATTTCCAGTGTCACAACCCAGAGAACGAGCACTTCTTGAACTCTTCTTGTCTCAACTCACTCCAGTGAACCAAGATCACATATGA